A window of the Streptomyces sp. Ag109_O5-10 genome harbors these coding sequences:
- a CDS encoding DUF6113 family protein: MSSDGRGSMLAQPLRAPSAGRVAALVGLVVLGAVVGAAGALVQAGWFPGGLLLALAGAAGLFLGGARALASRSGAVAPAFGWVVAVIFLTASRPEGDFLFGAGGGSYLFLLGGMALAVICATMGLGRQPGGGDARLGK, translated from the coding sequence ATGAGTTCCGACGGACGCGGTTCGATGCTCGCGCAGCCCTTGCGCGCGCCCTCGGCCGGACGGGTCGCGGCCCTCGTCGGGCTGGTCGTGCTCGGAGCCGTGGTCGGCGCCGCGGGCGCCCTCGTCCAGGCCGGGTGGTTCCCGGGTGGGCTGCTGCTGGCCCTGGCCGGCGCCGCGGGGCTCTTCCTCGGCGGAGCCCGGGCCCTGGCGAGCCGATCCGGAGCCGTCGCACCCGCGTTCGGCTGGGTCGTCGCGGTCATCTTCCTCACCGCCAGCAGACCGGAGGGCGACTTCCTGTTCGGCGCGGGAGGCGGCTCGTACCTCTTCCTCCTCGGCGGCATGGCGCTGGCTGTGATCTGCGCCACAATGGGTTTGGGGCGGCAACCCGGAGGCGGCGACGCCCGACTTGGCAAGTGA
- a CDS encoding ABC transporter ATP-binding protein, with amino-acid sequence MTTTAATTATGTPVVVGFDEVSKTYGNVRAVDGLSLRLHPGETVALLGPNGAGKSTTLDLLLGLKQADAGKVSVFGLSPREAIVAGRVGAMLQSGGLMDEVTVAELVKLACRLHPKPYKVTDVLARAGITQIADRKVNKLSGGQSQRVRFALATAGDSDLIVLDEPTTGMDVSARQAFWATMREQADQGRTVLFATHYLEEADAIADRVLVLHRGRLLADGTAAEIKAKAGARRISFDLEGEIDEAPLRALPFLTAVTVSKGGSAAGSGQTIRMQSSDADATVHALYGLGVYPRNLEVAGLGLEQAFVAITEAEEAKEATQS; translated from the coding sequence ATGACAACGACAGCGGCGACGACGGCCACCGGGACCCCGGTGGTGGTCGGGTTCGACGAAGTGAGCAAGACCTACGGGAACGTGCGGGCCGTCGACGGGCTCTCGCTGCGGCTGCACCCGGGGGAGACCGTGGCCCTGCTCGGACCGAACGGCGCGGGCAAGTCCACCACGCTCGACCTGCTGCTCGGCCTCAAGCAGGCCGACGCCGGCAAGGTGAGCGTGTTCGGCCTGAGCCCGCGCGAGGCCATCGTCGCCGGACGCGTGGGCGCGATGCTGCAGAGCGGCGGCCTGATGGACGAGGTCACGGTCGCCGAGTTGGTCAAGCTCGCCTGCCGGCTGCACCCCAAGCCGTACAAGGTCACCGACGTCCTCGCCCGCGCGGGCATCACGCAGATCGCCGACCGCAAGGTCAACAAGCTCTCCGGCGGCCAGTCCCAGCGCGTCCGCTTCGCCCTCGCCACCGCGGGTGACAGCGACCTGATCGTCCTGGACGAGCCGACCACCGGCATGGACGTCTCCGCCCGCCAGGCGTTCTGGGCCACCATGCGCGAACAGGCCGACCAGGGGCGGACGGTCCTGTTCGCCACCCACTACCTCGAAGAGGCCGACGCCATCGCCGACCGGGTGCTGGTGTTGCACCGGGGGCGGCTGCTCGCCGACGGCACGGCCGCCGAGATCAAGGCGAAGGCGGGAGCGAGGAGGATCTCCTTCGACCTGGAGGGCGAGATCGACGAGGCCCCGCTGCGGGCTCTGCCCTTCCTCACCGCCGTCACGGTGTCAAAAGGCGGCTCCGCCGCGGGGAGCGGCCAGACCATCCGCATGCAGTCGTCCGACGCCGACGCCACCGTCCACGCCCTGTACGGCCTCGGTGTCTACCCCCGCAACCTCGAAGTCGCCGGGCTCGGCCTGGAACAGGCCTTCGTCGCCATCACGGAGGCCGAAGAGGCCAAGGAGGCCACGCAGTCATGA